The Mus musculus strain C57BL/6J chromosome 16, GRCm38.p6 C57BL/6J DNA window GGATATTAATGTTTGGCTTGTTAACTTTTATTGGAATGAAGTGaccttccttatctcttctgattagtttgtTTGACGTCTATTTTGTCAGAAGAGTGATGCCTGCTTACTTCCTGATCCCATTTGATTGGGGCACTTTTGTCTATCTTTTTACTCCAAGACAGTGTttatttctaaagctaaaatgTCTTCCTTGTAGGAAGCAGATAGATGGATTTTGTTTCTTGATCTCTTCAGTCTGCATCTGTGAGAATTGAGAGCATTGTTATTTAAAGGTACTATTGAAATATATGTACTAATTATTGTCaatatgttgttgattttttttttttttggcagttcTGCAACTTTATTTGACATGAGCAGGTTAGTTCTCATCCACATTGACCGTCTGTAGATTTTTGAATGTGGTAACAGGCACGTAAGTTACCAGCGTGTAGAGCTTGTTTGGGGAATCCTCATCCTCATTACGTTTTCTGGACAAGCGTACTCGGATGCGATATGGAACGTTCCTTATTCCCTTGGCCCAGACGGCTTTATTGAGCCTGGTGTCAATGCGCACATCTGGTGTCCCCATTTCCTTCATGGCAAACTTCCGAATTTCTTTGAGTGCCCGAGGAGCATGCTTCTTGAAACCCACTCCATGGATGCGCTTGTGAATGTTGATGGTGTATTCTCGGGTCACCACCTTGTTGATGGCAGAACGGCCCTTCTTCTTCTCGCCACCCTTCTTTGCGGGAGCCATTCTGCCGGGCCCAAGTAGGAAAGGAAGGGCGCGAGGGTTTGTGGGAAGGAAAGTCGCCATGTTGTtgatttttgtgttgttttccaTGTTACTTTGCATTTTAATAATTATGGCTTC harbors:
- the Rpl31-ps12 gene encoding predicted gene, EG665562 yields the protein MATFLPTNPRALPFLLGPGRMAPAKKGGEKKKGRSAINKVVTREYTINIHKRIHGVGFKKHAPRALKEIRKFAMKEMGTPDVRIDTRLNKAVWAKGIRNVPYRIRVRLSRKRNEDEDSPNKLYTLVTYVPVTTFKNLQTVNVDEN